The following is a genomic window from Chryseobacterium ginsenosidimutans.
TAAACAGTCTGGATGATATCTACACTTTTAGAAATCAGCTTCATCAGACATTAGAAAATTATAATTAAACCATGAAAAAACTATTACCATTCATCATAATTACCTTCAGTTTATTTCTTTTAAATTCTTGTGTAAAAGCAAATGACAACATCGGACACGACGGAAGATGCACAGGTTCTGCCTATTGCTCTGCGTGTAAAAATTGCTCAGGATGCGGACATTGCAACAGTGGCGGAACTTGTGGAGTTTGCGGAGGAGGTTCTTCGGGAAGAAGTTCATCTTCAGAAAATTCTTCAAAAAGAAGCAAATCCAATAAACACAAAACTTCAGAGTCGCATAAATCTTCAAAAATCAAATCCAATAAACCTCCAAAAGTTTTTATTGATGAGGTGAACGTGAATGTGAATTACAACAACAAATATATTGCAGGAATTACAACGACAAATATTTACGAAAAGCCTTCTGTTAAATCTAAAGTAATAACTAAGGTTTCCAAAAATGAAAAGCTGATTCAACTTTCTAAAGAAGGTTCATGGTACAAAGTACAGGTAAAATCAACCGGTAAGAAAGGATATGTTTTTTATAAAGATGTAAAATAACTAAAAACAAAATAACATGAACTTAAAGAATTTTTTAAATGAAGAACAAGACCCAAAAGCCGTAGAAAAGCTTTTGGGAAGAATCAACAGTCTTCTTACTTCACAGGAGTTTGTAGAATATATTGCTGTTCAAAAGAAACCCGTTCTCAATCTTTCGCCGGATTGTATTGCGTTGACTAACAGAAGAATCATTTTCTGCAGACCTAAAAACTTCGGTTTTTCGATGGATTTTCAGGATTATAGTTGGGTAGATGTTGCAGACTGTCATATTAAGGAAGGAATCGTCGGCTCAACTTTCATGATGAAAACCACAAGAAATCTCACCAATATGATGGATTATCTTCCAAAAAACCAAGCCCGAAAACTTTATCAATATGCCCAGGAAATTGAAGAACAAATGAGAGGCGTTAGAAGAGAGAAGGATTTGGAAACCAGAAGAGCTTCAGCCGGTGGTGTTACAGTAAATAATGCAACTCCCATTATTACACATCCTCAACAATTTCAGCAACAGCAAAAACCTTTACTAATAGAAAATGAAGATCCTTTTGCCCTTTTGCAAAAACTAAAAGGCTTAATGGAAAACGGGATTATTTCTCCGGAAGAATTTGAAGAAAAAAAGAACCAAATTTTATCAAGAGTTTAAAATTATGAGATCAAAACTTACTACAGCATTACTTGCTTTTTTCCTCGGAGGATTAGGCATTCACAGATTTTATTTAGGTCAAAATAAATTGGGATTATTATACCTTTTGTTTTGTTGGACATTCATTCCTACGTTAATCTCAGTTTTAGATTTCTTCATTTTCATTTTTATGTCTGAAGATAATTTCAATTACAAATACAATCTTAAAACAGGATTTTAAAAACTTAAAAAATGAAACCATTTCTCACTTTCTGTGCGCTGTGTTGTTTCATCGGTATTTTCAGGCTTCCCATAGAATATTATACTTTTCTCAGAATTCTTGTTTCCATCGGAGCTTTATTAGTTTTATACAATACGCTAAGCTTTAAACAACATTATTTCAGTATAATTTTTCTTGTTATTTTGATACTTTTCAATCCCGTTTTTCCCATTTATCTGTATCGGAAAAGTGTATGGATTCCGATTGATACTGTTACAGGAATTTTATTTCTGCTGATCAATTTTATAGAAAAATTAGAACCGAAAAAGGAAGAAGAAATTACCGAAGAAACCTCTGAACATTCAACACCAATACATCAAAGAACCGTTTCAAGGGACAGAATTATCAATCCTAAAAAAACAAAAGAAGACTAAAAAAACAACATGGAAAACAATCAAATTACTGAAAATCTTAAAGCTCATTTTTTAAGGCTTTATCAAATGGCAATTTGCGATGATGATTTCAGTGCTTTAGAACTGAAAATGCTTTATAAATGTGCAGAGGAAAGAGGAATTTCATCAAAAAATTTAGACGAAATCCTTTTAAATCCGATCAATTTGAAATCTCTTGTTCCTCAGACTATCGAAGAAAAAGTAGATTATCTGTATGATCTTACCGTAATGATCTGGGCAGACGGAATTGTTTCCCCAAACGAATATTCTGCGATGGAAAAATACGTTCTGATGTTCGGTTTTTTGGAAGAAAACGTCAACGCAATCGTTGATTATCTGATTGAAGCCGTGAAAATCGGAAAGAATAAAAGTGAAATTTTATATGAATTAAAAAACTAATATACTATGGATACGACCAGTATAAAAAATTTATTTAAATTAAAGTCAGTTCCGATTGAGAAACCCAAAGAGGAAACTATTTCAAAAACGGAAACTGATCCCAACGGAGAATCTCTCGAAGAAAGCAGAAAAAGAACCTATCATGAGTCGGGATACAGAGACAGCTCCAGAACAAGTGGAAACCACTCTACTCTATCAATTTGTCTCGATGCCGTTTACTCAAAATTTCAAAACGAGGAAAAAGAAATGGTTGAAAAACAGCAAAAACTCAAAGAATCTTATGTAAACGAACAAAAGAATCGCGAAACAGAAATAAAATCTTTAACCGTTTCACAGGAAACCAAAGAGGACTTACTAAAAAGTAAAAATAAAGAAGTTGAGAATCATCAAAATACGATTGAAACTTTAAAATCTGAAATCTTAGATTTACCCAGAAATCCTGAGAAATACAATGTAAAAGCGACAAGAGGAGCTTCAGCAAAATTCTTGATTGGTGTAGTTCTTTTGATTCCGATAACTTTATATTTAGGCACATTTTATATTTCAACATCTTATTCCGCATTTTTTAAAATTTTTGATGCAAAAAGCACCGTAATCCAAAGTGTTTTAGATGCAAATGCTTGGGAAAAAGCTAGGAATGATGGCTTTATTGAAGTTGCATTTGTTACTTTAATCCCGTTTGTATTTCTTGGATTGGGCTTTTTGATTCACATGTTCGGAGAAAATAAAACCAAAGCCAATTATACTAAATTGGGGTTATTATTCATTGTAACTTTTATTTTCGACTCGATTTTAGCCTACGAGATTGAATCGAAATTATATGAATTAAATAGAACTTTTGATTCTGTTCCATTTGATCTTAAAATAGCTTTTACCAAGATTCAGTTTTGGGGAATTATTTTCGCCGGATTCATTGTTTACATTATTTGGGGAGTTGTTTTCGATTTTGTAATGAAGGAACATAGAGAAAAAGATAAGATCAAAAGTGAACAGGAAATCAGACAAAAAACAGTGCTTTCACTTACAGAAAAAATCAACACTTTGAAAAAAGAAATTGAGGAAATTCTCGCCAACATCGGAAATACAAAAGAGCTCATTATCAAAACACGAGGCAGAATTGAAGAATTGCAGAATATTATTGACGGTGTTATTATCCCAACCAAAGATTATAAATTATATGCTTCTGAATATGTTCAGGGCTGGGTAACCTTTATTGGCGAAAAAATAGCAGTTTCAAAAACGGAAAAGCAGACCATGATCGATGATTGTATTTCCACCTACAACACGAATCTGGAAGCCGTAGGAGCCAATTCAGACAATCAAAACTTAGTTTATTTATCATCTTTATAAATCACAAATTATGAAAAAAATATTCTATTTATTTATGATAATTTCGTTGATTTCTTGTTGTAAAAAAGAACCTAAAATAAGAGATGATGATAAAAAAGATACAATTATTCCTGATCCAAATAACATCAATATCAGTATTTTAATTGATTTATCAGACAGAATAGATCCTGAAACCAATCCGAATCCTACGATGCAGTATTTCCAGAGAGACACAGAATACATCAAGGCTATTGAAAAGGGGTTTTTAAATCATATTAAATCCAAAAAGATCATTACCTACGACGATCAGATGCAGGTTTTCTTCAATCCAGAACCTTTAGATCCAAAAATGAATGAGTTTACCAAAGAACTGAAAGTTTCTTTTAACAAAAATACCGAAAGAAATTATTTCGATTCTGTTGATAAAAAATATGCTGATTTACCTTTAAATATTTATCAATCAGCCATCCATGACGGAAATTATGTTGGTTCAGATATTTGGGAGTTCTTCAAAAATAAAGTGAAAGATTATTGTATAAAGGATGATCGCAGAAATATTTTATTCATTTTGACAGATGGATATATGTATCATGAAAATACAAAATTTGAAGAAGAAAACAAAACGTCTTATCTTACTACCAAATTGATAAAAGCCAATAATCTTACCACTTCTGATTTTAAAAATGTCGTCACTAAAAATGGTTATGGATTTGTAAAGGCCAATGATAATCTCAGCAATCTTGAAGTGATCGTTTTAGGAATCAATCCTGAAAAAGGAAATCCTTTTGAAGAAGGTGTCATCAAAGAATACTGGGAAAACTGGTTCAAAGAAATGAAAATCAAGAATTATCAGATAAAATCGGCTGATCTCCCATCGAATCTTGAGCCTATTATTTTAAAAGCTATTTCCGGAAAATAAAAACACTCCATATATTTAACCATTAAAAAAGCGAAGATTAATTTCCTCGCTTTTCTTTATTTTCTCAACATTTCCGTGTGCGGAATGTCATCTTCCAAATATTTTTTTCCTGTATCTACAAATCCAAAATCGGAATAGAATTTCAATAAATAATCCTGTGCAGAAATCCTTATTTCAGAAGTGTAAAAACGGTTTTCAATGATTTCAACAGCATATTTTATCAACAGTTTTCCAAGGCTTTTCCCTCTCGCTTTTTCTGTCGTTAATACTCTTCCTAAAGAAGTTTCGTTATATTTAATTCCCTTATCAAAAATACGGCAGTATGCCAGAACATCTCCATTTTCTTCTGCCCAGATGTGAATCGCTTTTTGGTCATAATTATCCAAATCCGGATAAGGACAGTTTTGTTCGATCACAAAAACATCGATTCTTGCTTTTAAAACAGCGTACAATTCAGAAACGGTAAATTCTTCGAAAGTTTTAATTTTCCAAATAGTATTACTCCTCAAAATTTACACTGTTATTGGTTAAAAATTCGTTTGTTTTTTGGATGAAATCCAGGATTTCGTCGCCACCTGTTTTCTTTTCTGCAGAAGTCACATAGATTTCCGGAAGATCTTCCCATGTTTTGTGAAGTTCAGCCTTATAATTTTCTACATTTTTAATGACAATATTCGGTTTCAGCTTATCAACTTTTGTAAAAACAATTGAAAAAGGAACACCACTTTCGCCACACCACTGGATAAATTCCAAATCAATCTGTTGCGGAGTATGTCTTGAATCTATCAAAACAAAAAGATTAACCAAATTTTTCCTGTTTAAAATATAATTGGTGATCAGTTTCTCAAAATCTTTTCGGATTGACTTTGAAACTTTTGCATACCCATATCCCGGTAAATCGGTCAAGTACCAACTTTCATTGACTAAAAAATGATTAATAAGCTGCGTTTTCCCCGGAGTTCCGGACGTTTTAGCCAAATCCTTATGATTCATCATTGCATTTATCAGTGATGATTTGCCAACATTAGATCTTCCGATAAAAGCATATTCGGCCATAGTAGGCTCCGGGCACTCTTGCCATTTTCCGCTGCTCTTTACAAATGTTGCTGTTTTAATAACCATTTTCTTGAATATTTATTAGAAAAATAAACCATTAAGAAAAGCTCCTAATGGTTATTTATATTTTATTTTAAACTTTATCTTTTACCCAGCTGTAGAGAATTTCGTTGAATTCATCAGGTTTCTCCATCATCGCTGCGTGGCCGCATTTGTCTATCCAGAAAAGCTCAGAATTCGGAATAAACTTATGCATATCTTCCGCCACTTCCGGAGGAGTGACATTATCCTGTTTTCCCCAGATCAAACATGTCGGTGTTTTAATCTTAGGAAGATCATGCAGCATATTGTGTTTGATGGCGCTTCTTGCTAACATAACGGTTTTAATTCCTTTCATCCTGTCATTCACAACACCAAAAACTTCATCTACCAATTCTTCAGTGGCAACAGATGGATCATAAAAAACCTCTTCTGTTTTCTTTCTTATATATGAACGGTCATTTTTTCTCGGAAAACTATCTCCGAAAGTTCTTTCGTACAATCCTGAACTTCCCGTAAGAACAAGATTATTAACCAAATCCGGTCTTGCCAAAGTTAAAATCAGTCCTACATGACCTCCCATTGAGTTCCCTACAATTGTTACAGGTTTTCCAATGTTGCTTTCTATAAACTTGATAATATATTTCGCAATGGTTGTAAGATTCGTATTGAGTACCGGCAAATCGTAGATCGGCAACTGAGGAACATATACTTTGAAACCTCTGTCTGAAAAAAAATCTACCATCTTATCGAAATTACTCAATCCACCCATTAACCCGTGCAACAGCACCAATGGATGTCCTTCTCCCGCCTCAACAAAAGTATATTTCTTTTCTTTTTTTGTACTAAATATCATAAAATGCCTTAATAAAGCCTTGCAAAAATACAAATTAAACCTCAAAAATATTTTGATTACCCTAATTTAAAATAAAAATAATATAATAAGCCCCATTTTAACTTTTTTTTTGAAAATCTCTTTATTATGGAGCAAATAACACCTTTTTCAATTCTCAACATATCAAATACTTAGATAGCAAAATCTAAATCTTTAATAAAACTTATTAACATTGAGTCAAAAAGTGGGAAAAAGTGGGCGATTTTGGAAATTATTATATAAATTTGTCCCAAATGAAAAGTTTCATTGGAACATATGAGTGTAAAATTGACGACAAAGGCCGTTTAAAAGTTCCTTCATCTCTTATCAAACAGATGGAAGACTTCGAAGACAGGGCATTTGTAGTCAAAAGATCTGTGTTCCAACCTTGTCTGGAAGTTTACCCTATGAATGCTTGGGATAAAGTGATGAGCAAGATTAACAAACTGAACAGATTTATTAAAAAGAATGCTGATTTCATTAGAATGTTTACGGCAGGAGTAAAAACTGTAGAATTGGATAATGCAGGAAGATTGCAGATTTCAAAAGACCTGACACATTTCGCAACCCTTCAGAAAGATGTTGTGATTACAAGTGCAGGAGAATTATTTGAAATTTGGGATAAAGAAGCGTATGAGAAAGTAATTTCTACCAATGAAGTTGATTTTGCAAGCCTTGCCGAAGATGTAATGGGAGCTTTCGAGGAAGAATAACCACGCCATAAAAAGCGTAAAAAAACACAATTTAGACATGTATCATAACCCCGTTTTACTGAAGCAAAGTGTTGATGATTTGGTAACGAATCCGGACGGAACATACGTGGACTGTACTTTTGGTGGCGGAGGTCACTCAAGAGAAATATTGAGCAGGCTTTCTGAAAAAGGAAGATTGTTCGGTTTTGATCAGGACTTAGATGCTCTTAAAAATACAATTGATGACCCGAGATTTACATTAATCAATCAGAATTTCAGATTTCTGGAAAACTCTTTATTGATGTATGGAATTCCTCAGGTGGACGGAGTTTTGGCTGATCTAGGAGTTTCTTCTCATCAGTTTGACGAAGCAGACAGAGGTTTTTCTACAAGAAGTAATGCTCCTTTGGACATGAGAATGAACGTGATGCAGAGTCTTGATGCCAAAAGAGTAATCAACGACTATGAAGAAGATCAGCTTGCTGACATTTTTTATTATTACGGTGAACTGAGAGAAGCAAGAAAACTGGCAAGAGATATTGTTCATCATAGAAAGATTAAAACTATCAATACGACAGAAGATCTGAAAAAATTATTCAGTTTTCTTCCGCCGCATAAGGTAAATAAGTTTTACGCCCAGTTATTTCAGGCGATAAGAATTGAAGTAAATCAGGAACTTGAAGTTTTAAAAGAAATGCTTGTTCAGGCATACAATATTTTAAAACCGGAAGGAAGATTGGTTGTCATTTCTTATCATTCTCTGGAAGATAGATTGGTAAAAAGATTTTTGAAAAACGGAATGTTTGAGGGTGAGCCTCAGAGAGACATTTACGGCAATTATCAAAAAACTTTTGAATTGGTTAAAAGTAAAGCGATTGTCCCGGACGATAAAGAAATCGAAGAAAACTCCAGAGCAAGGAGCGCAAAAATGAGAATAGGAATTAAAGTATAAATAAGTAAAGCCAGTGGCAAAAAGAACAACAAATCGTCCTCAGAAGAGATTAACTTTTATAGATATTATAAAAGGAAATTTCCTGAACCGTGATGAGATAAAAGTACATTACAGGTACTTTTTGCTGTTGTTTGTGCTAATGATGGCAATGATTTTCAGCAATCACCTTGTCAACAAGAAAATTAAAATTGTTAACGCTTTAAAAGAAGAAACAGAAGAATATAAATCTAGAAATGCTTACGCCCAAAGTAAGCTGATAAAAGTAAAAATGGAATCAGAATTGGGGAAAGAAGTTGCAAAAGACTCTTTGATGACTTTGGAAAATCATCCTCATAAATTGCTAATAAAACTGGATAGTACAGATGCAAAAGCCAAGTGAATACGACAACAAACGTAAAAATACGTTAAGATGGGGCTACCTCTTCGCAGTGGTGGCTTTGTGCGTGTTTGTAATGTTCCTGGCAAGAATTGTAATTCTGCAAAACACCAATGTTCAGGAGATTAAAGACGATTACATTAATAAAAATTATCGTACAGCGACCCTAAAAGCAGCTCGTGGGAATTTATTCGCTTCAGACGGCTCTATTTTGGCAACAACGGTGATGCGTTATGACATTTATCTTGATTTCAAAACAATGAAAGACTCTGTTTACATCAATAACATTGGTGCTTTAACAGATTCTTTAAGCAAGATGTTCGGAAAACCGAGAGGCGAATTCAGAAAGAAATTCGACGAACAAAGACACAAAAAAAACCAATACTATACTTTGGCTAAAGGGCTGGATTTTGATCAATATGACAGAATCAGAAAATTCCCGATCTTCAAAAGAGGTAAAAATAAAGGTGGTTTTATCGTTGACAGAAACTACAAAAGAGAACTCGCAACTTCAGAAATCGGAGCCGGAACCATCGGAATGGATGACGGTGAACATAAGGCAGGATTAGAAGGTGCTTTTTCAAAATATTTAAAAGGAACCGACGGCAAAAGATTAGAACAAAGAATCAATTCATCTCAATGGAAACCAATTGATTTCTGGAAAGTTCAGGAACCGGTAGACGGCGAGGATGTTTATACTACTTTAGATCTTAGAATTCAAGATATTGCACATTCTGCTCTTCAAAAACAACTTATCAATTTCGAAGCAAAACATGGAACGGTGGTCGTTATGGAAGTCGCAACCGGAAAAGTCCGCGCTTTGGTTAACTTAAGAAGAGACGATGACGGAAACTATGTGGATTCATACAATTATGCCTTAAAAGACAATATCGAACCGGGTTCTACTTTTAAAACCATTTCCTTATTGGCAGCAATGGACGATGGTTTCATCGATGAAAATACAACAGTAAACGTAGGGAACGGAGTTTGGGTTTATGCAAAACAGAGAATTTCTGACGGTCACGGTGGTGGAACTTATGACATTAGTGATGTTTTGGCAAAATCAAGTAACGTAGGAACAGCGAAGCTAATTACAAAGTATTACGCAGAAAAGCCTCAGATTTTCCTTGATCATTTAAGACGCTGGAAATTATTCGATAAAATGGAGCTCGAACTTCCGGGAATCACAAAACCGAAGATCGTAACTCCAGACAATAAAAGATGGAATGCGGCAACCTTAGCTTCAATTGGTTACGGATATTCTTCAAATATCAATTTATTACAATTAACAACTTTCTACAACGGAGTTGCTAATGGTGGTAAAATGCTAAAACCCCTGTTCATCGATAAAATCATGAAAGACGGAAAGGTAATGTATAATGCAAAACCTGAAGTAATGGTTGAAAAAATGGCTTCTGAAAAAGCAATTAAAATGATGACCAGCGCTTTAACAAAAGCCGTTGAAAAAGGAACAGGAAAAAGTATTTTCACGCCAAACTTAAAAATGGCAGGGAAAACAGGAACTGCAAGATTTGAATATTGGCTACCCGGCCCTATGAAATATCGCGCTTCATTCGCAGGCTTTTATCCTGCTGATAATCCGAAATATACATGTTATGTGATGATCAGTGAGCCCAACACGGCAAAAGGATTTTACGGAGCTACAGTTTCGGCACCGGTGTTTAAAGAAATTGCAGGAAAAACCTTCCTGAAAACACCACAAAATATTGAAAAAGAAATGCTTGTTGACAAAAAGGTAAACCTAAATAAAATGGTTGAACCTAATGTGAAAGTAGCAGTTAATAATAAACAAATGCCAAGCGTAGTTGGATTAATCGGTAAAAATGTAATCCCTCAATTGGAAAACTTAGGATATCGTGTTGATTTTAAAGGAGTAGGAAGAATAAGAGAACAATTCCCGCTAGAAGGCACAACAATTAGTAAAAATCAGAGAATTTATTTGTCTCTGCAGAATTAAGCAAGAGTTCTGAACAGACAATTTAGAATAGAATAGGTTGAAATCCTATTAAAAAATAGAGAAATGCAATTAATTGAATTATTAAAAAGAATTCCAGTTTTAGAAATTCACGGTGATAACACCTGTGAGGTTTACGAATTGGTTTTCGACAGCAGAAAGGTAACGGAAGGCTCTTTGTATATCGCAATGAGAGGTACGGTTGTGGATGGACATTCATTTATTGCATCTTCCGTTGAAAAGGGGGCAAAAGCAATCGTTTGTGAAGAATTTCCTGAAAATCTGGATGCGAATATTACATACGTCAAAGTAAAAGATTCTTCTAAGACTTTGGGGCAATTAGCTTCTAATTTCTACGGAAACCCTTCTGAAAAATTAAAATTAATTGGAGTTACAGGAACGAATGGAAAAACTTCTGTTTCTACGTTGCTTTTTGATGTTTTTAAAAATTTAGGTTATGATTCAGCTTTGCTTTCTACGGTTGAAATCAGAATCGGAGATAAAATAATTCCGGCAACCCATACGACTCCGGATGTTATTACAATCAATAAAATTTTAGCTCAGGCTGTTGAAGAAGGCTGTGATTTTGCTTTCATGGAAGTAAGCTCTCACGGGATTTCTCAAAACAGGATTGAAGGGCTTCATTTTAAAATTGCAGGTTTTACCAACCTTACACACGATCATTTAGATTATCATAAAACTTTTGATGAGTATTTAAAAACAAAGAAAAGATTTTTTGATCAGTTAGAAGATACAGCTGTTGTCATTACAAATGTTGATGATAAAAACGGAAATGTCATGCTTCAAAACACAAAAGCAACAAAAAAGTCTTACGCTTTGAAGACAATGGCAGATTTTCACGGAAAGTTACTGGAAGTTGATTTCAACGGAATGTTATTGAATTTTAATGGAAAAGAATTCTGGACAACGTTAACAGGCAAATTTAATGTTTACAATTTACTGTTGGTTTTTGGGATTGCTTCTGAACTTGGTTTTGAACAGGACGAAATTCTTCAGGCAATCAGCAAATTAAAAAGAGTGTCCGGAAGATTTGAAACTTTCAAATCAGATGGCGGAATTTTCTTTATTGTTGATTATGCACACACTCCGGATGCCTTGGAAAACATTCTGGACAGCATTAACGACATTAGAACAAAAAACGAAAGATTAATTACCGTTTTCGGTTGTGGAGGCGACAGAGACCATTCAAAAAGACCCGAAATGGGAAATATTGCTTCAAAAAAATCAACATTGGCAATTATTACTTCCGACAACCCGCGAACGGAAGATCCGGCGCAGATCATAAAAGAAATTGAAGCAGGTGTCGAACCTCAGTATTATAGCAAATATACCTCAATTCCTGACAGAAGAGAGGCAATAAAAATGGCAATAAAGTTTGCCGAACCAAAGGATATTGTTTTGGTCGCCGGAAAAGGTCACGAAAACTATCAGGAGATAAATGGTGTAAAACATCATTTTGACGATAAAGAAGTAATTAATGAGCTTTGGAAGTTAATGAGTAAATAGTTTGATTTAACCATTTAAAAAAGAAACATGTTATATTATCTATACGAATATCTTACGAACCACGGAATTCATGTTCCTGGGCTTGGAATGTTAAAATACATTTCTTTCCGCGCAGGAATGGCAGTTCTGTTGTCGTTAACCATCGCTCTTGTTTACGGTAAAAGAATCATTAACTATCTGAGAGCAAAACAGATGGGAGAATTGGTACGTGATCTTGGATTAGACGGGCAAAAACAAAAAGAAGGAACCCCTACAATGGGAGGTTTTATCATCATTTTAGCTACGCTCATTCCTGTTTTGTTATTTACAAGAATTACCAATGTTTATATTGTTCTTTTAATTGTTACTGTCATTTGGATGGGAACTATTGGTTTTATAGACGATTATTTAAAAAAGGTTAAGAAAAATAAAGACGGTTTAAGCGGGAAACTTAAGGTTGTAGGACAGGTCGGTTTAGGACTAATTGTCGGAGTTACAATGTATTTCCATCCGGACATTACGGTTAAAAGAAAATATGCCGATGCAAAAGTGGTTAACCGGAATAATGTAGAGCAGAACTTTATGCCTACAGAAAAAATTGCCGTTTCTACAGTTCCCTTTGCTAAAAATAATGAATTCGACTATAGCGGAATGCTATTTTGGATGAATGATAAAG
Proteins encoded in this region:
- a CDS encoding SH3 domain-containing protein; its protein translation is MKKLLPFIIITFSLFLLNSCVKANDNIGHDGRCTGSAYCSACKNCSGCGHCNSGGTCGVCGGGSSGRSSSSENSSKRSKSNKHKTSESHKSSKIKSNKPPKVFIDEVNVNVNYNNKYIAGITTTNIYEKPSVKSKVITKVSKNEKLIQLSKEGSWYKVQVKSTGKKGYVFYKDVK
- a CDS encoding PH domain-containing protein, which produces MNLKNFLNEEQDPKAVEKLLGRINSLLTSQEFVEYIAVQKKPVLNLSPDCIALTNRRIIFCRPKNFGFSMDFQDYSWVDVADCHIKEGIVGSTFMMKTTRNLTNMMDYLPKNQARKLYQYAQEIEEQMRGVRREKDLETRRASAGGVTVNNATPIITHPQQFQQQQKPLLIENEDPFALLQKLKGLMENGIISPEEFEEKKNQILSRV
- a CDS encoding TM2 domain-containing protein; its protein translation is MRSKLTTALLAFFLGGLGIHRFYLGQNKLGLLYLLFCWTFIPTLISVLDFFIFIFMSEDNFNYKYNLKTGF
- a CDS encoding DUF6804 family protein — its product is MKPFLTFCALCCFIGIFRLPIEYYTFLRILVSIGALLVLYNTLSFKQHYFSIIFLVILILFNPVFPIYLYRKSVWIPIDTVTGILFLLINFIEKLEPKKEEEITEETSEHSTPIHQRTVSRDRIINPKKTKED
- a CDS encoding coiled-coil domain-containing protein, whose protein sequence is MDTTSIKNLFKLKSVPIEKPKEETISKTETDPNGESLEESRKRTYHESGYRDSSRTSGNHSTLSICLDAVYSKFQNEEKEMVEKQQKLKESYVNEQKNRETEIKSLTVSQETKEDLLKSKNKEVENHQNTIETLKSEILDLPRNPEKYNVKATRGASAKFLIGVVLLIPITLYLGTFYISTSYSAFFKIFDAKSTVIQSVLDANAWEKARNDGFIEVAFVTLIPFVFLGLGFLIHMFGENKTKANYTKLGLLFIVTFIFDSILAYEIESKLYELNRTFDSVPFDLKIAFTKIQFWGIIFAGFIVYIIWGVVFDFVMKEHREKDKIKSEQEIRQKTVLSLTEKINTLKKEIEEILANIGNTKELIIKTRGRIEELQNIIDGVIIPTKDYKLYASEYVQGWVTFIGEKIAVSKTEKQTMIDDCISTYNTNLEAVGANSDNQNLVYLSSL
- a CDS encoding GNAT family N-acetyltransferase; this translates as MRSNTIWKIKTFEEFTVSELYAVLKARIDVFVIEQNCPYPDLDNYDQKAIHIWAEENGDVLAYCRIFDKGIKYNETSLGRVLTTEKARGKSLGKLLIKYAVEIIENRFYTSEIRISAQDYLLKFYSDFGFVDTGKKYLEDDIPHTEMLRK
- the yihA gene encoding ribosome biogenesis GTP-binding protein YihA/YsxC; this encodes MVIKTATFVKSSGKWQECPEPTMAEYAFIGRSNVGKSSLINAMMNHKDLAKTSGTPGKTQLINHFLVNESWYLTDLPGYGYAKVSKSIRKDFEKLITNYILNRKNLVNLFVLIDSRHTPQQIDLEFIQWCGESGVPFSIVFTKVDKLKPNIVIKNVENYKAELHKTWEDLPEIYVTSAEKKTGGDEILDFIQKTNEFLTNNSVNFEE
- a CDS encoding alpha/beta fold hydrolase; its protein translation is MIFSTKKEKKYTFVEAGEGHPLVLLHGLMGGLSNFDKMVDFFSDRGFKVYVPQLPIYDLPVLNTNLTTIAKYIIKFIESNIGKPVTIVGNSMGGHVGLILTLARPDLVNNLVLTGSSGLYERTFGDSFPRKNDRSYIRKKTEEVFYDPSVATEELVDEVFGVVNDRMKGIKTVMLARSAIKHNMLHDLPKIKTPTCLIWGKQDNVTPPEVAEDMHKFIPNSELFWIDKCGHAAMMEKPDEFNEILYSWVKDKV
- the mraZ gene encoding division/cell wall cluster transcriptional repressor MraZ — protein: MKSFIGTYECKIDDKGRLKVPSSLIKQMEDFEDRAFVVKRSVFQPCLEVYPMNAWDKVMSKINKLNRFIKKNADFIRMFTAGVKTVELDNAGRLQISKDLTHFATLQKDVVITSAGELFEIWDKEAYEKVISTNEVDFASLAEDVMGAFEEE
- the rsmH gene encoding 16S rRNA (cytosine(1402)-N(4))-methyltransferase RsmH codes for the protein MYHNPVLLKQSVDDLVTNPDGTYVDCTFGGGGHSREILSRLSEKGRLFGFDQDLDALKNTIDDPRFTLINQNFRFLENSLLMYGIPQVDGVLADLGVSSHQFDEADRGFSTRSNAPLDMRMNVMQSLDAKRVINDYEEDQLADIFYYYGELREARKLARDIVHHRKIKTINTTEDLKKLFSFLPPHKVNKFYAQLFQAIRIEVNQELEVLKEMLVQAYNILKPEGRLVVISYHSLEDRLVKRFLKNGMFEGEPQRDIYGNYQKTFELVKSKAIVPDDKEIEENSRARSAKMRIGIKV
- a CDS encoding FtsL-like putative cell division protein, encoding MAKRTTNRPQKRLTFIDIIKGNFLNRDEIKVHYRYFLLLFVLMMAMIFSNHLVNKKIKIVNALKEETEEYKSRNAYAQSKLIKVKMESELGKEVAKDSLMTLENHPHKLLIKLDSTDAKAK